One window of Paludibacter propionicigenes WB4 genomic DNA carries:
- the nifK gene encoding nitrogenase molybdenum-iron protein subunit beta, which produces MLLRHTTAKEIDRKALTINPAKTCQPVGAMYAALGIHGCLPHSHGSQGCCSYHRSALSRHFREPIMAGTSSFSEGSSVFGGSANLVQAIDTMFTIYKPDVIAVHTTCLSETIGDDLTQIISKAADDGCVPEGKQVIYCNTPSYVGTHVTGYSNQVAAFIKFFSTATPKKRNVINIAAGWMEPSDQREIKRLTSVMEARTILFPDFTDVLDAPLDGHYKMYPNGGTTIADMKLTGDSKFTLGLGQSCTEDACIKLENKCKVKFELLDIPIGFKATDRFLMSLSRHANVPIPESLSDERGRLIDLISDSSKYLYGKRVALFGDPDTLIPLTEFLVSMDMKPVYIVTGTPSKYFTERMTEILKDIPEAKFKSGEQADMFQLHQWIKQEGVDLLMGNTYGKYIARDEDLPFVRIGFPIADRPGHNYFAKTGYEGGANLVKQIMDAFLDHFDRTCLEEKVEWQL; this is translated from the coding sequence ATGTTACTTAGACATACAACAGCAAAAGAAATAGACAGAAAGGCGTTGACGATCAACCCTGCCAAAACCTGTCAGCCAGTAGGCGCAATGTATGCTGCATTAGGCATCCATGGATGCTTGCCTCACAGTCACGGTTCACAAGGATGTTGTTCGTATCACCGTAGTGCGCTTTCGCGTCACTTCCGCGAACCCATCATGGCTGGAACTAGCTCTTTCTCAGAAGGATCTTCAGTATTTGGTGGATCGGCTAACCTGGTTCAGGCAATCGACACCATGTTTACAATCTACAAACCCGACGTTATTGCAGTTCACACAACCTGTTTATCCGAAACAATTGGTGATGACTTGACTCAAATCATTTCCAAAGCTGCCGACGATGGTTGCGTACCTGAAGGTAAACAAGTGATTTACTGTAATACCCCTAGTTATGTGGGAACACATGTTACAGGATACTCCAATCAGGTGGCTGCATTTATCAAGTTCTTTTCTACTGCAACTCCAAAAAAACGCAACGTTATTAATATCGCTGCAGGATGGATGGAACCTTCGGATCAACGTGAAATCAAACGTCTTACTTCGGTAATGGAAGCACGCACTATATTGTTTCCTGACTTTACAGACGTGTTGGACGCTCCACTCGATGGACATTATAAAATGTATCCAAACGGAGGAACAACCATAGCCGATATGAAACTGACCGGGGATAGCAAGTTTACATTGGGACTTGGTCAGTCATGTACCGAGGATGCATGTATCAAACTGGAAAACAAGTGTAAAGTAAAATTCGAATTATTGGATATTCCTATCGGATTCAAAGCTACAGACCGTTTCCTGATGTCGCTTAGCCGTCATGCCAATGTGCCGATTCCTGAAAGTTTATCGGACGAACGCGGAAGATTAATCGATTTAATTTCTGACAGTTCGAAATATCTTTACGGAAAACGTGTTGCTCTTTTCGGAGACCCTGATACTTTAATTCCGTTGACTGAATTCCTGGTAAGTATGGATATGAAACCTGTTTACATTGTAACCGGTACTCCAAGCAAATACTTTACCGAAAGAATGACTGAGATTCTGAAAGATATACCGGAAGCTAAATTTAAGAGTGGAGAACAGGCAGATATGTTCCAACTTCACCAATGGATCAAACAAGAAGGTGTTGACTTATTAATGGGTAACACGTATGGCAAATACATAGCCCGCGACGAGGATCTACCTTTCGTTCGCATCGGTTTCCCGATTGCCGACCGTCCCGGACACAACTACTTTGCTAAAACAGGTTACGAAGGAGGTGCTAATCTGGTAAAACAAATTATGGATGCATTCCTTGATCATTTCGACCGTACTTGTCTGGAAGAAAAGGTAGAATGGCAATTGTAA
- a CDS encoding pyruvate carboxyltransferase produces the protein MNPYFIDTTLRDGEQSPGVVFSLPEKIRIAALLDGAHIPEIEIGTPAMGEAEVTDIRTICEMGFGFKTLSWCRATKNDIRAASHAGTNGVHVSFPVSPILMKAMEKDSTWVIQQMQQLIEFAYPMFDYVTIGAQDAARAETSFLKEFVCAASAFGAARVRLADTVGILNPITTFDMVSSIRSVEKDLPLEIHAHNDLGMATANTLAAYMAGANCLSTTVNGLGERAGNAAMEEVALALELSAGISSTLRTESFSELSDFVAKVSNRPLNESKPVTGSLVLTHESGVHTNCLLKDRNTYQLIPAAKIGKQEQKFLIGKHSGKATIMHYLSEANLPYTDEDCLSLLERVKECADALKRAITKEELLDIYLELYSNQHHSIVNYKS, from the coding sequence ATGAATCCATACTTCATCGACACTACACTGCGCGACGGTGAGCAATCACCGGGCGTTGTCTTTTCTCTTCCCGAGAAAATTCGCATAGCGGCATTGCTGGACGGAGCTCATATACCGGAAATTGAAATAGGTACACCTGCCATGGGCGAAGCTGAAGTAACCGATATCAGAACAATCTGCGAAATGGGATTTGGGTTTAAAACTCTTTCGTGGTGCAGGGCAACCAAAAATGACATTCGGGCTGCTTCACATGCCGGAACCAATGGAGTACATGTCTCATTCCCTGTATCGCCCATTCTTATGAAAGCCATGGAAAAGGATTCGACATGGGTAATTCAGCAAATGCAACAATTGATAGAATTTGCTTACCCCATGTTCGATTATGTTACCATTGGAGCTCAGGACGCAGCCAGGGCAGAAACAAGTTTTCTGAAAGAATTTGTGTGTGCAGCCAGTGCATTTGGTGCTGCCAGGGTTCGTTTGGCCGATACAGTAGGTATATTAAATCCCATTACTACATTTGACATGGTTTCTTCTATTCGTAGCGTTGAAAAAGATCTTCCACTCGAAATCCATGCTCACAACGATCTGGGAATGGCAACAGCAAATACCCTGGCAGCGTACATGGCCGGTGCAAATTGCCTGAGTACTACTGTAAACGGACTGGGCGAAAGAGCAGGAAATGCTGCCATGGAAGAAGTTGCTTTGGCGTTAGAATTAAGTGCAGGTATTTCAAGTACCTTACGAACCGAAAGTTTCTCTGAGTTGAGCGATTTTGTTGCCAAAGTTTCAAATCGTCCTTTGAACGAAAGCAAGCCTGTTACCGGAAGCCTTGTACTCACACACGAAAGCGGAGTTCATACCAATTGTTTGCTCAAAGACAGGAATACTTATCAGCTTATTCCGGCTGCAAAAATTGGCAAACAGGAACAAAAATTCCTGATTGGCAAACACAGCGGTAAAGCAACAATTATGCACTATTTATCCGAAGCTAATCTTCCATACACAGATGAAGACTGCTTATCGCTGCTTGAGAGAGTGAAAGAATGTGCAGATGCTCTAAAACGGGCAATCACTAAAGAAGAATTATTGGATATATATCTTGAATTATATTCAAACCAACATCATTCAATTGTAAATTATAAATCGTAA
- the nifE gene encoding nitrogenase iron-molybdenum cofactor biosynthesis protein NifE, giving the protein MKNIKTNIINDTNFNSPLGAGGSILLDERMKQVSVAGANERTIDCNKASLAGSVSQRACVFCGSRVVLYPIVDALHIIHGPIGCAAYTWDIRGSLSSGPELHRLSYSTDLQEKDVIFGGEKKLYASIIELIDLHQPKAAFIYTTCIVGVIGDDVEQICRTVEKEKGIPIIPVQAPGFQGSKKDGYKVACEAIFTLVGTKNKLYTPAKSINILGDFNLAGELWILLEYYKKMGVHVNATITGDGRVDDICNAHNAALNVVQCSGSMNYLAKMMKDKYGIPSMRVSYFGIEDMSDALYDVARFFKDDDMMDKARELVKEEFSKLIPKLAWYKERLTGKKAAIYVGGAFKAISLVKALRLIGVQSVIVGSQTGTTEDYELIKQLCDEGTIIVDDSNPVELSHFVKEKQADIFIGGVKERPIAHKIGLGFCDHNHERKEPLAGYEGMLNFAKEIYATAMSPVWKFTK; this is encoded by the coding sequence ATGAAAAATATAAAAACAAATATAATTAATGATACTAACTTCAACTCCCCTTTAGGGGCTGGGGGTAGTATATTATTAGATGAAAGAATGAAGCAAGTGTCAGTCGCTGGTGCCAATGAGCGCACGATTGATTGCAACAAAGCAAGTTTGGCAGGAAGTGTCAGCCAACGTGCTTGTGTGTTTTGCGGATCGCGGGTGGTACTTTATCCGATAGTAGATGCATTACATATAATACACGGACCCATTGGCTGTGCAGCTTACACCTGGGATATCAGAGGTTCTCTTTCCTCCGGACCTGAATTACATAGATTAAGCTACAGCACAGATTTACAAGAAAAAGATGTGATTTTTGGTGGAGAAAAAAAACTCTACGCTTCCATTATCGAATTGATAGATCTTCATCAACCTAAGGCAGCATTTATTTATACTACCTGTATAGTTGGTGTTATTGGCGATGACGTAGAACAGATTTGCCGAACGGTGGAAAAGGAAAAAGGAATTCCTATCATTCCCGTTCAGGCTCCCGGATTTCAGGGGTCGAAAAAAGACGGATACAAAGTGGCCTGCGAGGCTATATTTACATTAGTAGGAACCAAAAACAAACTTTACACCCCTGCAAAAAGTATCAATATTCTGGGCGACTTCAATCTGGCCGGAGAACTTTGGATTTTACTTGAATACTATAAAAAAATGGGTGTACATGTCAATGCCACCATTACCGGCGACGGACGGGTGGATGATATTTGTAACGCTCACAATGCGGCTCTGAATGTCGTTCAGTGTTCCGGATCGATGAATTATCTGGCTAAGATGATGAAAGATAAGTACGGAATTCCTTCGATGCGGGTTTCTTATTTTGGAATTGAGGACATGAGCGATGCTTTGTATGATGTTGCCCGATTTTTTAAGGATGATGATATGATGGATAAAGCGCGTGAATTAGTAAAAGAGGAGTTTTCCAAGCTTATTCCAAAGTTGGCATGGTACAAAGAGCGACTGACTGGTAAAAAAGCTGCCATATATGTTGGAGGTGCATTTAAAGCCATATCGTTAGTGAAAGCACTACGTCTTATTGGCGTTCAATCGGTGATTGTTGGTTCGCAAACCGGAACAACCGAGGATTATGAGCTTATAAAACAGCTTTGCGACGAAGGAACCATCATCGTTGACGACTCGAATCCGGTGGAACTTTCGCATTTCGTGAAAGAAAAGCAAGCTGATATTTTTATAGGAGGCGTTAAAGAACGCCCCATTGCTCATAAAATCGGACTCGGTTTCTGCGACCACAATCACGAACGCAAAGAACCACTGGCCGGATACGAGGGCATGCTGAATTTCGCTAAAGAAATATATGCAACAGCCATGAGTCCGGTGTGGAAATTTACGAAGTAG
- a CDS encoding nitrogenase component 1: protein MIEAKTYTSTRNSCKLCAPLGASMVFKGIEGCVPLIHGSQGCATYIRRYMISHYKEPVDIASSNFSEESTVFGGSKNFITGIENIIKQYKPSVIGIASTCLSETIGEDIPGHIRHYKESHEADGSFIPTFIHTSTPSYSGSHAEGFHNTVLAAVKAIAKHDQTVEALNIFPGMVSPADIRYLKELLDDFGLKYVLFPDFSETLDNEYTSEYQLIPTGGTPMADIEHLGDAKATIEFGSAFNKTVNRTKDSGTLQTAGEWLQSTYYIKNNQMPLPIGIEASDKFIKVLEEISGQAIPEKHRKERGRLVDAYVDAHKYVFGKKALIYGEEDFVTAMSDWLKEIGIEAFWIKGTDFETLREEADKFKPDFLLGNSKGYYIARELKIPLVRVGFPIHDRFGATRMHHIGYRGTQELFDRVVNALIEFKQENSPIGYKYL, encoded by the coding sequence ATGATTGAAGCAAAAACATATACATCCACACGCAACTCCTGCAAACTTTGTGCTCCATTAGGTGCATCGATGGTGTTTAAGGGAATTGAGGGTTGTGTGCCGCTTATACATGGAAGTCAGGGTTGCGCTACTTACATACGCCGTTATATGATTAGCCATTATAAAGAACCCGTTGATATCGCATCCAGTAATTTCAGCGAAGAATCAACTGTTTTTGGAGGAAGTAAGAATTTTATCACCGGAATTGAAAATATTATAAAACAATATAAGCCCAGTGTCATTGGTATTGCTTCAACATGCTTATCGGAAACGATTGGCGAAGATATTCCGGGACATATCCGACACTATAAAGAATCACATGAAGCCGATGGAAGTTTCATACCTACTTTCATCCATACTTCAACACCCAGCTATAGCGGCAGCCACGCCGAAGGTTTCCATAACACCGTCTTGGCTGCCGTGAAAGCTATCGCTAAGCACGATCAAACCGTTGAGGCATTAAATATTTTCCCGGGCATGGTATCGCCTGCAGACATACGATACTTAAAGGAATTATTAGACGACTTTGGTTTGAAGTATGTTCTTTTTCCTGATTTTAGCGAAACGCTTGACAACGAATACACTTCTGAATACCAATTGATTCCTACAGGAGGTACTCCCATGGCTGACATAGAACATCTGGGAGATGCCAAAGCCACTATTGAATTTGGCAGTGCATTCAACAAAACGGTAAACAGAACAAAAGATAGCGGCACACTTCAAACTGCCGGCGAATGGTTGCAATCGACATATTATATCAAAAATAATCAAATGCCATTGCCAATTGGTATCGAAGCTTCCGATAAATTTATCAAAGTGCTGGAAGAAATTAGCGGGCAAGCAATCCCCGAAAAACACAGGAAAGAACGGGGCCGACTGGTAGATGCTTACGTCGATGCACATAAATATGTATTTGGGAAAAAGGCCTTGATTTACGGTGAAGAAGACTTTGTAACCGCCATGTCCGATTGGTTGAAAGAAATCGGAATTGAAGCATTTTGGATAAAAGGTACCGATTTTGAAACCTTACGCGAAGAAGCCGACAAGTTCAAACCTGACTTTTTATTAGGAAACAGTAAAGGCTATTACATTGCCCGCGAACTAAAAATTCCGCTAGTACGGGTTGGTTTTCCTATTCACGATCGCTTTGGTGCAACTCGCATGCATCATATAGGTTATCGCGGTACTCAGGAACTTTTCGATCGGGTAGTGAATGCATTAATAGAATTCAAACAAGAGAATTCTCCGATTGGGTATAAATACCTTTAA
- a CDS encoding (2Fe-2S) ferredoxin domain-containing protein — MKKPTYHILVCNSFRIAGDAQGACNKKGASDLLQYISEEASDRGLDVAVSTTACLNVCSQGPVMVIHPNNFWYGGVESEEIIDEIFDALEEDELCEKYSIAD, encoded by the coding sequence ATGAAAAAACCAACTTATCACATTCTAGTTTGCAATTCATTCAGAATTGCCGGAGACGCACAAGGTGCATGTAACAAAAAAGGTGCAAGCGATTTGCTTCAATACATTTCAGAAGAAGCTTCTGACCGAGGTTTAGACGTCGCTGTGAGCACTACAGCCTGCTTAAACGTATGTTCTCAGGGTCCGGTTATGGTTATTCACCCGAATAACTTTTGGTATGGAGGCGTTGAATCTGAAGAGATAATCGATGAAATTTTCGACGCACTAGAAGAAGATGAGCTTTGCGAAAAGTATTCTATAGCAGATTAG
- a CDS encoding P-II family nitrogen regulator: MYLLRAIVRPEKSTVVMKALFDAGFPAITKLAVFGRGKQRGIKVGNVTYDELPKDLLMMVIPEKDKDFVIETIILAARSGEKGQFGDGKIFVTPVEESYTISSGKKD, encoded by the coding sequence ATGTATTTATTAAGAGCAATTGTTCGTCCTGAGAAATCAACTGTAGTTATGAAAGCATTATTCGATGCAGGCTTTCCGGCAATTACTAAACTAGCTGTATTCGGCCGTGGTAAACAACGTGGTATCAAAGTAGGAAACGTAACATACGATGAGTTACCTAAAGATTTACTTATGATGGTAATTCCTGAAAAAGATAAAGATTTTGTAATTGAAACAATAATATTGGCTGCCCGCTCCGGTGAAAAAGGACAGTTTGGTGATGGAAAGATCTTCGTTACCCCTGTTGAAGAAAGTTACACAATATCAAGCGGCAAAAAAGACTAA
- the nifB gene encoding nitrogenase cofactor biosynthesis protein NifB — MEMTEERKQAHPCFNEEAKHTNARVHLPVAPKCNIQCNYCNRKYDCVNESRPGVTSSVLAPFQAVEYLRDLDGRIENLAVIGIAGPGDPFANPEETLETMRRVSKEFPEKIFCLSTNGLNLEPYIDEIAELNVSHVTITINAIDPKITAKIYKWVRFNKKVYRGEEGAAILLERQLACIAKLKARSITIKINSIIIPGINEDHIPEVAKKCAELGADVINCIPLIPTAETPFEAVEKPDTKMIFKTRTLCSEHLKIMSHCARCRADAAGLLGQDLNETHALLKEYSSRAEEMDTTGRPYVAVATNEGLLVNLHLGEARNVYIFEQTKNGFKNVEVRDMPPKGSGDERWLNMARTLKDCRAILVSGVGENPKAMLKGCGLHVVEMTGLIDEGLEGVYNNKVIRSIAKPDAFKCGSSCKGNAQGCG; from the coding sequence ATGGAAATGACCGAAGAAAGAAAACAAGCACACCCTTGTTTCAACGAAGAAGCAAAGCACACCAATGCACGTGTTCACCTGCCCGTAGCTCCCAAGTGTAATATTCAGTGTAACTACTGCAATAGAAAATATGACTGTGTCAACGAAAGTCGTCCTGGTGTAACATCATCGGTTTTAGCACCATTTCAGGCTGTTGAATATTTAAGAGATTTAGATGGAAGAATCGAGAATCTTGCAGTTATCGGCATTGCAGGTCCTGGCGATCCGTTCGCGAATCCCGAGGAAACGCTCGAAACCATGCGAAGAGTAAGTAAGGAATTTCCGGAGAAAATATTCTGCCTCTCCACCAACGGATTGAACTTAGAGCCATATATTGATGAAATTGCAGAATTAAATGTTTCGCATGTAACCATCACTATCAATGCTATAGACCCAAAAATTACAGCAAAAATTTACAAATGGGTTCGTTTCAATAAAAAAGTATACAGAGGCGAAGAAGGAGCAGCCATTTTGCTCGAACGTCAGTTGGCGTGTATTGCTAAACTTAAAGCCAGAAGTATTACAATTAAAATCAACTCCATCATTATACCGGGGATAAACGAAGATCATATACCTGAGGTGGCTAAAAAATGTGCAGAACTGGGAGCTGATGTAATCAACTGTATTCCACTTATTCCAACTGCCGAAACACCATTCGAAGCTGTAGAGAAACCCGATACAAAAATGATTTTCAAAACACGCACGTTGTGTTCAGAACATTTAAAGATAATGAGTCACTGCGCTCGTTGCCGTGCTGATGCTGCAGGACTTTTAGGGCAGGATCTGAACGAAACGCATGCTTTACTCAAAGAATATTCTTCACGCGCCGAAGAAATGGATACTACAGGCCGGCCATACGTAGCTGTTGCCACCAACGAAGGCTTATTAGTTAATCTCCACTTAGGGGAAGCCCGTAATGTCTACATTTTCGAACAAACCAAAAATGGGTTCAAAAACGTGGAAGTAAGAGACATGCCACCAAAAGGAAGCGGTGATGAACGCTGGCTGAATATGGCTCGTACACTCAAAGACTGTCGGGCAATACTGGTGAGCGGTGTGGGTGAAAACCCCAAAGCCATGTTAAAAGGATGCGGTTTACATGTGGTGGAAATGACAGGACTTATCGATGAAGGTCTTGAAGGAGTATACAATAACAAAGTAATTCGATCCATAGCCAAGCCTGATGCATTTAAATGTGGAAGCAGCTGTAAAGGAAACGCCCAAGGATGCGGATGA
- a CDS encoding P-II family nitrogen regulator produces the protein MKLILAMIRIDKMAATKLALSDVGLPSFTAMPVLGRGKGKGGFEKAVGLDEDQKELIIEMPRLKSKRMITLVVTDDKKELAVETLIKTNQTGKSGDGKIFILPASDSYRVRTGENGDITLD, from the coding sequence ATGAAATTAATATTAGCAATGATACGCATTGACAAGATGGCCGCTACCAAACTTGCTCTTTCAGATGTCGGTCTGCCTTCGTTTACTGCTATGCCGGTTTTAGGTCGCGGAAAAGGGAAAGGCGGATTTGAAAAAGCTGTAGGTCTGGACGAGGATCAAAAAGAGCTCATTATCGAGATGCCACGTTTAAAATCCAAACGAATGATTACCCTGGTTGTAACCGACGATAAAAAAGAATTAGCAGTGGAAACTCTTATCAAAACAAACCAGACAGGTAAAAGCGGAGATGGAAAGATATTTATCCTCCCGGCCAGCGATTCTTACCGGGTTCGTACAGGAGAAAACGGAGATATTACATTAGACTAA
- the nifH gene encoding nitrogenase iron protein yields the protein MRKIAIYGKGGIGKSTTTQNTVAGLAEMGKKVMVVGCDPKADSTRLLLHGLAQKTVLDTLRDEGEDIDLDDVMKPGFKATSCVESGGPEPGVGCAGRGIITSINLLEQLGAYDEDKALDYVFYDVLGDVVCGGFAMPIRDGKAEEVYIVCSGEMMAMYAANNICKSISKFGKVGTVRLGGLICNSRKVDNEANMIEEFAKKLGTQMIHFVPRDNMVQHAEINRKTVIDHAPEHPQADEYRALAKKINDNTMHVIPTPLAMSELEDLLVGFGILN from the coding sequence ATGAGAAAAATTGCAATCTACGGAAAAGGCGGAATTGGTAAAAGTACTACAACGCAAAACACAGTGGCCGGTTTGGCAGAAATGGGGAAAAAAGTAATGGTAGTGGGTTGCGACCCTAAAGCTGACTCTACTCGTTTACTTCTACATGGTTTGGCTCAAAAAACAGTATTGGATACATTGCGCGACGAAGGTGAAGACATCGATTTGGATGATGTAATGAAACCAGGATTTAAAGCAACCAGTTGTGTTGAATCAGGCGGTCCTGAACCCGGAGTTGGTTGTGCAGGTCGTGGTATTATCACTTCTATTAACTTGCTTGAGCAACTTGGTGCTTATGACGAAGACAAAGCATTGGATTATGTATTTTATGATGTATTAGGTGACGTTGTTTGTGGTGGATTCGCCATGCCAATCCGCGATGGTAAAGCAGAAGAAGTTTACATTGTTTGCTCCGGCGAAATGATGGCTATGTACGCTGCCAACAACATTTGCAAATCTATTTCAAAATTCGGTAAAGTAGGTACAGTTCGTCTGGGAGGATTGATTTGTAACTCACGTAAAGTGGATAATGAAGCCAACATGATTGAAGAATTTGCTAAAAAACTGGGTACTCAAATGATTCACTTTGTACCACGTGACAATATGGTTCAACATGCTGAAATCAATCGTAAAACGGTTATTGATCACGCTCCAGAACATCCACAAGCTGACGAATATCGTGCATTAGCTAAAAAGATAAACGACAACACTATGCATGTAATCCCAACCCCACTAGCTATGAGTGAGCTAGAAGATCTTTTGGTAGGATTTGGTATTTTGAACTAA
- the nifD gene encoding nitrogenase molybdenum-iron protein alpha chain, which yields MGKTLIDELEMSKFTEEVVKAYPKKVAKKRSKSIVINDPDSIPQIQSNVRTIPGIITQRGCTYAGCKGVVLGPTRDIVNITHGPIGCGFYSWLTRRNQTRADKPEMDNFIPYTFSTDMQDSNIVFGGEEKLKVAIREAVELFNPKGIAIFSTCPVGLIGDDVHRVARQMKEEFPGVNIFGFSCEGYRGVSQSAGHHIANNGLYKHLIGRNDNPTRKYKYAVNVLGEYNIGGDAFVIEDLFERIGVDIIATMSGNSTLEQFETAHTADFSLVMCHRSINYVAEMLETSFGIPWAKANFIGAEATAKTLRKVGQYFGDQELIDRIEEVIADEMKAVNAAIEKARAKTEGKTAMMFVGGSRAHHYQELFSELGMETLVAGYEFGHRDDYEGRRVIPTIQIDADSRNIEEITVYPDPTRYKPRKTEEELAQLREAFDIEFNEYKGMMNDMKKGTLVIDDLSHYEMEKLIELYKPDVFCAGIKEKYVVQKMGIPMKQLHNYDNGGPYAAFEGAINFYKDIEMIACSTIFKQMKAPWEREEVLEAEYVFN from the coding sequence ATGGGAAAGACATTAATAGATGAACTGGAAATGAGTAAGTTTACCGAGGAGGTAGTTAAAGCTTACCCGAAGAAGGTTGCCAAGAAAAGAAGTAAATCGATTGTAATAAACGATCCGGACTCTATTCCCCAAATCCAATCGAACGTACGTACCATCCCGGGTATTATTACTCAACGCGGTTGTACATATGCAGGTTGTAAAGGAGTGGTTCTCGGTCCTACAAGAGATATAGTGAACATTACACATGGACCCATCGGATGCGGTTTTTATTCATGGTTAACACGTCGAAATCAAACACGTGCCGACAAACCCGAAATGGATAACTTCATTCCGTATACATTCTCTACCGACATGCAGGATTCAAATATCGTGTTCGGTGGTGAAGAAAAACTAAAAGTGGCTATTCGTGAAGCCGTAGAATTATTTAACCCAAAGGGTATTGCCATTTTCTCTACTTGTCCTGTAGGACTGATTGGTGACGATGTTCACCGTGTAGCCCGCCAGATGAAAGAAGAATTCCCCGGAGTAAATATTTTCGGTTTCTCTTGCGAAGGCTACCGCGGAGTATCGCAATCGGCCGGTCACCACATTGCAAACAACGGTTTATACAAACACCTTATCGGACGTAATGACAATCCGACACGTAAGTATAAATATGCTGTAAACGTATTGGGAGAGTACAATATTGGTGGTGATGCCTTTGTTATTGAAGATTTGTTCGAGAGAATAGGGGTTGATATTATCGCTACCATGTCAGGAAACTCTACACTGGAGCAATTTGAAACAGCACACACTGCAGATTTCAGTTTAGTGATGTGCCACCGTTCTATCAACTATGTAGCTGAAATGCTTGAGACATCGTTTGGTATTCCTTGGGCTAAAGCAAACTTTATCGGCGCTGAAGCTACAGCTAAAACGCTTCGCAAAGTAGGACAGTATTTTGGCGATCAGGAATTAATTGACAGAATAGAAGAGGTAATTGCCGATGAAATGAAAGCTGTAAATGCAGCCATTGAAAAAGCAAGAGCAAAGACAGAAGGAAAAACTGCTATGATGTTCGTAGGAGGTTCTCGCGCTCACCATTATCAGGAGCTATTTAGCGAACTTGGCATGGAAACGCTGGTGGCAGGTTACGAATTCGGACACCGCGATGACTACGAAGGTCGCCGGGTAATTCCAACCATACAAATTGATGCTGACAGTCGTAACATTGAGGAAATCACTGTATATCCTGACCCAACACGCTACAAACCACGTAAAACCGAAGAAGAGCTTGCTCAGCTGAGAGAAGCATTTGACATTGAGTTCAACGAATACAAAGGTATGATGAACGATATGAAAAAAGGAACATTGGTAATTGACGATTTGAGCCATTACGAAATGGAGAAACTTATCGAACTCTATAAGCCTGATGTTTTCTGCGCCGGTATCAAAGAAAAATATGTGGTTCAAAAAATGGGTATCCCAATGAAACAGCTCCACAACTACGATAATGGTGGTCCATATGCAGCTTTCGAAGGTGCAATTAACTTCTACAAGGACATTGAAATGATTGCATGCAGCACCATTTTCAAACAAATGAAAGCTCCTTGGGAACGTGAAGAGGTGTTAGAAGCGGAATACGTTTTCAATTGA